In Miscanthus floridulus cultivar M001 chromosome 19, ASM1932011v1, whole genome shotgun sequence, the DNA window AGCATCCCATGTGATGAGTCCTGCGAGCTGCCCAGCAGCTCCTCGATCATCTGCAGCGCAATCCTCTCCTCGTCGTCCATCATCGCCGCAGGTGGAGGCGAGCATGTCGTGACCGTGGACGACGTGGACGTGGGCGTGGTAGCCGCCGCGCCTCCGTCGCTTGGCGCCGGCTCCTCGCCGGAGAACGCCGGCGCCACCGCGGCCGGCTCGTCCTTGTTGAGCTCGACGGTCATGACCCAGCTGGAGTCGGCGCGCGCGCCCGCGCGCTTCTGCCAGACGCCAATGTGGGACTTCTCCGGGTCGAGGCGGAGGCAGGTgagcgacggcgacggcgtctTGCAGCACTTGCGGAGCTTGGCGCTGAGGATCTGCGACAGGTTGGTGGTGTTGCTGCCGCCCGGCGCCGCGCAGgacgagccgccgccgccacgcgcgTCCCGCGCGGCCGGCACCGGGGCGAGCTCCCCGGTGGCGCGCTTTGGGACGGGGAAGTTGGTCTTGGCGTTGCGGCCGCTCATGAGGACGGCGGCCTCGTCGTACGCCCGCGCCGCCTCCTCTGCCGTCTCGAAGGTGCCCAGCCACACCCTCCTCTTACTGCATTCaagcacacgcacacgcacacgcatgCATTTCACACCCATCAAAACACATGGCGAAAGAGAAAGAACAAGCCATCTACGTCTACTAGGCGAAATGTATCTTTCAAGCTAGACACTGAGAGCAGACAGTGTGGCTAGTAGCTGAGGGAAGAAGAGAGGCTGGGGTCAGTAGTTCTTACAGCAGCGGGTGCCTGATCTCGGAGACCCAGGAGCCCCAGTGGCGCTGCCTGACGCCGCGGAACTTCTTCTTTGATTGCACCATGCTGCCTGATCCCCCTCTGCGCAGGgccgggccggccggccggccggcaagCACTGCAGATTCTCTGCCAGGGGAAGGAAGGAAGGACAGAGGAGGCAGGCTGCAGAGCGGTGGGAACCGGACGAGCACCGACTCACTGAGCAGCAGTGAGTGTGCGTGTGTGAGTGTGAGTGCCTCCGGATCAGGAGTGGTGTGTATGTGTAGTGGTAGATGCCCTGCcctgccccgccccgccccggccCGCTTCCCTTCCGTTCCGGTGAGCTA includes these proteins:
- the LOC136528986 gene encoding ethylene-responsive transcription factor WIN1-like, translated to MVQSKKKFRGVRQRHWGSWVSEIRHPLLKRRVWLGTFETAEEAARAYDEAAVLMSGRNAKTNFPVPKRATGELAPVPAARDARGGGGSSCAAPGGSNTTNLSQILSAKLRKCCKTPSPSLTCLRLDPEKSHIGVWQKRAGARADSSWVMTVELNKDEPAAVAPAFSGEEPAPSDGGAAATTPTSTSSTVTTCSPPPAAMMDDEERIALQMIEELLGSSQDSSHGMLQGAAGSLVI